The following are encoded in a window of Paenibacillaceae bacterium GAS479 genomic DNA:
- a CDS encoding cold-shock DNA-binding protein family has translation METGKVKWFNAEKGFGFIERENGDDVFVHFSAIQGDGYKSLDEGQSVQFSVVQGQRGPQAENVVKL, from the coding sequence ATGGAAACAGGCAAAGTTAAATGGTTTAATGCAGAAAAAGGTTTCGGTTTCATTGAAAGAGAAAATGGTGACGACGTGTTCGTTCATTTCTCCGCAATCCAAGGTGATGGCTACAAATCCCTGGACGAAGGCCAAAGCGTTCAATTTTCCGTGGTTCAAGGCCAACGTGGCCCGCAAGCTGAAAACGTAGTAAAACTTTAA